The sequence GCCGCCTGCTGCTGCAGCACCGAGGTGGCAGCAATCATATCTGCGAGATGATCCAATAGACCAGGTTAACCGGAGAGAACGATGGGGTGCTGCGCTGGACAGCCCAACCAccccacacacccacacactcGCACTTCGATTTTTCACCAGAGGTCGACTGCGAATTGCGGGGTGGTGCGGTGCGGGGGAAAAACTCACCAATGTTTTCCTCGGGCAAATACAAGGCGGTAGTCATTTTGAAGGCTTTCTTGCGACGACGCTCGGCACACACAAATTCAAGCACAGAATTTATGAAAATCTATCAAATATTACCCAGTGTTTTTCACACTACTGCGACACGACCGAAATTCAGCTGACTGGTCTTGTGACTTTTCTGCAGCCGTTGATCGAATAGTCGATTAGTGAACATCGATAGGTGAGCGATATCCGAAAGCAATCGTTGTCTTGGGGCTGCCAATTGGTTTTTCGCAACTTCGAGGAAAATATTTTCgagttttaaaattaaaacccCTTTATTCACCAATTTACATAATTGATGTGCagcttttttttatattttcttgacTCAGGTTTCCCAAAACATGTTTCTCATTTTTGCTTCTCAAAccagaatatttaaaaaaaatgtttaacaaCCTCCAGGTGGTTGAACCCAACAGTATCTCTAGTATGcattatttactttaaaatcaaattagaaattatattttgagtttttcttaatttaataataatttcagtcattaacttataataaaaaataagatattaaatatttttagtttcGAAAAATTTTACAGCTGACCATAGCTGTGTCAAAATTTAACAGAAACCCATTAAGGCCGTTCCTTCAATAGCTATAAGCCCCCATCATAATGCCcgatttttaataaaaattcgaacagtaataaatttaaaactttgCGCTTTTAGAATATTTCAGTTTTATTTTCCAATCAAGAACAAAATTCGatctttacattttttgaacCAAACTATCAAGTTTTAATGGAATTTAAATGTGTTCCTATGTATTGGCATTGTTTAACTTAAGTGATTTGTTTCTTTTAAGTACATTTCGTTTCCTGCTTGACAATATACTATATACATTCTTTATACCTAAGAAAAAcaatcttttattttttcttatttaaattcaaggcaacgaaaaccaacaagttgggtttttattataattacaaaaaattttaaaggtatatCTTAGTCACAGATTGTCTTTTAAAGTTTGCATTGCCTTTGGTGCTTCACCATATTCGTTCTAGCCGAAAAAGACTTCGAACAGCAGGCACACTTAAAGGGTTTTTCGCCAGTGTGGGTACGCATATGAACTTTCAGATCGCTAGATCGATGAAAAGACTTTGAGCAGTCATCACACTTGTGGGGTTTTTCTGCGGAGTGCGCCCGTATATGTCGATTTAGATCCGACTTGGACAGGAAGGACTTGTTGCATTGGGAACACTTGTTCGGCCTTTCATTAGAATTAGAGTGAGAATAAGAATGAGTCAACAGGTGGTGCTTGAGATGGTGGGCCTTCTTATAGGTCTTTGAACACTGATCACACTTGAACGATCGTTCCCCGGAGTGCATAGTAAAGTGGGCTCTGAGGGCATAGGGACGTGCATAGGAGTTTGGACACTGGGGACATTTGAACGGTCGTATGTCCGAGTGACTTAACAGATGTCGACTGCAACTTGAGGCATACGGAAACGACTTGGGACACTTGGGGCACTTGAACTCTCGAGGAGGACCTGATGGTGAAGGCTTCGGTTTATCGGCCTGATCCTCTGAATGGCTCAAAATGTGTTGCTTCAACTGCTTTTCCTCTGCAAAAGTCTTTGGGCAATCGGAACATCGGAATTGCTTGCTATGAGATCGTGCGTGCAGTATACAGGAATCCTTGTCCGGAAACGATCTCGGGCAATAATTACATTTGTAGGGCAGGTAAGGTGTGGGTATACGTTCCGATGCAGGCAAATCCGATTTCGTTTTATCATTCTTATCATGCAAATGGGTAACGATGTTTTTCTTTAATGGGGTGGTGGATGCAGAAGTCTTTCGGCGCCGTTTTATTTGAGGCTTATCAGATGGTACGTCTGTTTCAGAGTCCGGATTATAATCGTCCTCTTCGAACCCAGTGGTGCTAAAATCTGAATCAGAAAAATCAGACTTTTGACCATCGCCGTCTTCTTCTGAATGGGTTACAATGTGTTGGCTAAACTGCAAGGCATCCGCAAAAGACCTGGGACACAGGGAACACTTGTAACGCCGTTTCCCTCGAGAAGGTAAGTCCGTTGTTTTGGGTATACTACCCAGATCCAGATCTAAAGCAGATAATATATACTTGTGCCCATTATATTGTTCCGTTTCAACGACTTCAATCTTGCAGACATCTTCCTCGAATAGGTCGCTTTCCATTGCCTTGCAGGCTGCCTCCAGAAATATGTCCTCATCAATAGGCTCGTTTTTAACCTTGTATTCCTGGGCGTTATTCGATTCCTCACTATGTACATTTTTGAAAGGTTTTTCCGTTGCCTTGCTGCAAATGGAATCCTCACTGTCTGAAATCCGACAGACTTTCTCCGTCTGCAGTTTTCGGATAATTCCAAATGTGGCTCGGGCATCCTCCAAGCAGGTTGGACATATAGTTTCCGGAAGTGAATCGCCTTTCTCAACCTGGTAACCTGACCACTGGGCAATCATATTCGGAATGGACATTTCCGGGTCCTGCACACCGTCAAAAATATTGATCATATCGCCATCCTGTTGCAGGCAAACCCGGCAtacttcctcctcctccattTTCCTAAAAGCTAGCgattagaaaatattttaaatgttacATTTATCTTACAGTGGGGATATTTTTTAATAGCGACTATTAATTGTTTACCATAATTCCAGTGTAACCGTGACTTGGGTTTTCAAAGTTGCATACCATCTGGAGAAAAATTGTCTGGTATTTTTATGGTATTGCTATTTTCatgaatatttttaatgaataaaACAAAATGCAGTTCTCATTTCCCTGCAAAAGAAAGCGCTGCTTTCacaaaaatgtaaactatACACCTTTTCCGAGTTGCGAGAATGGAGAACGTCATCAGGGAAGATTTACAGGACTCTCTGTAGAGATAATAGATCCAGTTCAGGCGAAATCTTTGTATGACAGCGGCTGTTTTGGCAAGGGAAGCAAATCTCGCGGAGGACCGGCATCTGGAGATGAGGATGAAACGCTGCTTCTGGGCTTGGAAGAGTCCTGTTTTCTGGCCTACTACTTGAACACTTTGGAGATAACCAACTTGGCTGGCAGTTCTATGGACTTCCAGGTGTTTTTAGAGGCTGCCAAGAAGCTAAATGAAAGATTTGTAGAGAACCTGGCCTGCTATTTGTATTTAAAGTCGAAGAATTGGGTAATCAAGAGTGGCATCAAGTTTGGCGGTGATTTTCGTAAGTTTTTAGCTCTAGAGTTTcagtatatttttatgatcagaTCTCAATTTCAGTTATTT is a genomic window of Drosophila suzukii chromosome 2L, CBGP_Dsuzu_IsoJpt1.0, whole genome shotgun sequence containing:
- the LOC108014635 gene encoding zinc finger protein 260-like gives rise to the protein MEEEEVCRVCLQQDGDMINIFDGVQDPEMSIPNMIAQWSGYQVEKGDSLPETICPTCLEDARATFGIIRKLQTEKVCRISDSEDSICSKATEKPFKNVHSEESNNAQEYKVKNEPIDEDIFLEAACKAMESDLFEEDVCKIEVVETEQYNGHKYILSALDLDLGSIPKTTDLPSRGKRRYKCSLCPRSFADALQFSQHIVTHSEEDGDGQKSDFSDSDFSTTGFEEDDYNPDSETDVPSDKPQIKRRRKTSASTTPLKKNIVTHLHDKNDKTKSDLPASERIPTPYLPYKCNYCPRSFPDKDSCILHARSHSKQFRCSDCPKTFAEEKQLKQHILSHSEDQADKPKPSPSGPPREFKCPKCPKSFPYASSCSRHLLSHSDIRPFKCPQCPNSYARPYALRAHFTMHSGERSFKCDQCSKTYKKAHHLKHHLLTHSYSHSNSNERPNKCSQCNKSFLSKSDLNRHIRAHSAEKPHKCDDCSKSFHRSSDLKVHMRTHTGEKPFKCACCSKSFSARTNMVKHQRQCKL
- the Tsen2 gene encoding uncharacterized protein Tsen2 isoform X2, producing MQFSFPCKRKRCFHKNVNYTPFPSCENGERHQGRFTGLSVEIIDPVQAKSLYDSGCFGKGSKSRGGPASGDEDETLLLGLEESCFLAYYLNTLEITNLAGSSMDFQVFLEAAKKLNERFVENLACYLYLKSKNWVIKSGIKFGGDFHLNFSYLQAKPSLVPCQLLSYSSNFL
- the Tsen2 gene encoding uncharacterized protein Tsen2 isoform X1; translation: MQFSFPCKRKRCFHKNVNYTPFPSCENGERHQGRFTGLSVEIIDPVQAKSLYDSGCFGKGSKSRGGPASGDEDETLLLGLEESCFLAYYLNTLEITNLAGSSMDFQVFLEAAKKLNERFVENLACYLYLKSKNWVIKSGIKFGGDFLIYKQSPRLYHASFLVIVQTSCDTDYYQSKNLKGVQRVAETSDKDVLLLTVHRPKDVLSPKVLQETTVTETIVRRFNYLTFVQSKQQ